Proteins from a single region of Chanodichthys erythropterus isolate Z2021 chromosome 13, ASM2448905v1, whole genome shotgun sequence:
- the si:ch211-225b11.1 gene encoding sodium- and chloride-dependent GABA transporter ine isoform X1, whose protein sequence is MMGVGAENKTTTLSTKFALQQLGEGKEEVDLAKMTPGNAEAMRLAMAEHPATEPRETWGRRMEFVLASIGYAVGLGNVWRFPYLCYRSGGGAFLIPYFIMLFLCGIPLLFMEFTIGQYTHLGPVHALAKICPLFKGVGLATVVISYVLCTYYNVLMTWALYYLLHSFSPSLPWQSCNNTWNAVGNCSTGFPGNATHLQSASQQFFDHKVLQMTTGIEHAGGIRWELFGLLVLAWAIVYFCIFKGVKSTGKVVYFTATFPYFILFALLINNVQLPGAKDGILFFLMPNWSKLLEVQVWVNAAAQIFNSIGISFGSMISMASYNKYNNNILRDTFIVSLANSATSIIAGFVIFSAIGYMAHIHNLPVDDIATDGPGLVFVVYPEVFSTMPISQLWAPLFFIMLLCLGLDSQFAMVEVAVTFIMDGFGKKALRVFKRKELIVLAVCSIGFLLGIPHITRGGIYVFQLMDHYTAVVSLMFLAFFEVLAVTLIFGVRRLSVMVEKMLGKKPNIFFRVCWQFLSPMLVLGILISSIFQYTPARYGKSYTYPLWAEVVGWFISLASIIWIPLGALHELWTTEGSLLQRLKKSITPTVDLEPLSEKPSSESIALFTAT, encoded by the exons ATGATGGGAGTTGGAGCTGAGAACAAGACTACGACCTTATCTACTAAGTTTGCATTGCAGCAGCTTGGAGAGGGAAAAGAGGAGGTAGATCTCGCCAAGATGACACCCGGCAATGCTGAAGCCATGAGGCTGGCAATGGCTGAACACCCGGCAACGGAACCAAGAGAAACGTGGGGACGACGTATGGAGTTCGTGCTCGCCTCGATAGGTTATGCGGTGGGTCTGGGGAACGTGTGGCGCTTTCCGTACCTGTGCTACAGGAGTGGAGGAG GTGCTTTCTTGATTCCCTACTTTATCATGTTGTTTCTCTGTGGTATCCCACTGCTGTTCATGGAGTTCACCATTGGGCAGTACACCCATCTAGGGCCGGTCCATGCTCTGGCTAAAATATGTCCCCTCTTCAAAG GTGTGGGGCTTGCCACAGTGGTGATTTCTTATGTGCTCTGCACCTACTACAACGTTCTCATGACCTGGGCTCTCTACTACCTGCTTCACTCGTTCAGCCCCTCATTGCCTTGGCAATCCTGCAACAACACGTGGAATGCAGTTGGCAACTGTTCCACTGGTTTTCCTGGCAATGCCACACATCTGCAATCAGCCAGTCAACAGTTTTTTGA TCATAAGGTCCTACAAATGACCACAGGGATTGAGCACGCTGGAGGGATTCGCTGGGAACTCTTTGGCCTCCTAGTCCTGGCCTGGGCCATTGTTTATTTCTGTATCTTTAAAGGGGTCAAATCCACTGGAAAG GTTGTGTACTTCACTGCCACGTTCCCTTATTTCATACTCTTTGCATTGCTGATCAATAATGTCCAGTTGCCTGGAGCAAAAGATGGTATCCTCTTCTTCCTCATGCCAAATTGGAGTAAACTCTTGGAAGTCCAG GTGTGGGTCAATGCTGCTGCTCAGATATTTAACTCCATTGGCATCTCCTTTGGTTCTATGATATCTATGGCCAGTTACAACAAGTACAACAACAACATCCTTAG GGACACATTTATCGTCTCTCTGGCTAATTCAGCCACTAGTATCATAGCCGGCTTTGTTATTTTCTCTGCTATTGGGTACATGGCCCACATTCACAACCTACCTGTAGATGACATTGCCACAGAtg GGCCCGGTCTGGTGTTTGTGGTATATCCTGAGGTGTTCTCCACCATGCCGATTTCTCAGCTCTGGGCTCCTCTGTTTTTCATCATGTTACTCTGCCTCGGACTGGACAGTCAG TTTGCCATGGTGGAAGTGGCTGTAACGTTCATCATGGATGGCTTTGGCAAGAAAGCTTTGCGAGTTTTTAAGAGGAAGGAGCTGATTGTTCTGGCAGTGTGCAGCATTGGCTTTCTGTTGGGGATTCCTCACATTACCAGG GGTGGGATATATGTGTTTCAGCTCATGGATCACTACACAGCTGTGGTGTCTCTAATGTTTCTGGCCTTCTTCGAGGTGCTCGCCGTCACTCTCATATTCG GAGTGAGACGGCTCAGTGTAATGGTGGAGAAAATGCTGGGAAAGAAACCAAACATCTTCTTCCGTGTCTGCTGGCAGTTCCTGTCACCCATGCTTGTGCTG GGTATTCTGATCTCCAGTATTTTTCAGTATACTCCAGCTCGATATGGCAAGTCTTACACCTACCCGCTCTGGGCAGAGGTGGTCGGCTGGTTCATCTCTCTTGCCTCCATCATCTGGATTCCACTTGGAGCTCTACATGAGCTTTGGACCACCGAAGGGTCTCTGCTGCAG AGGTTGAAAAAGTCCATAACTCCAACTGTAGATTTGGAGCCTCTTTCAGAGAAACCATCTTCTGAGTCCATTGCGCTGTTTACTGCTACTTAG
- the si:ch211-225b11.1 gene encoding sodium- and chloride-dependent GABA transporter 1 isoform X2, with protein MMNSTGVGLATVVISYVLCTYYNVLMTWALYYLLHSFSPSLPWQSCNNTWNAVGNCSTGFPGNATHLQSASQQFFDHKVLQMTTGIEHAGGIRWELFGLLVLAWAIVYFCIFKGVKSTGKVVYFTATFPYFILFALLINNVQLPGAKDGILFFLMPNWSKLLEVQVWVNAAAQIFNSIGISFGSMISMASYNKYNNNILRDTFIVSLANSATSIIAGFVIFSAIGYMAHIHNLPVDDIATDGPGLVFVVYPEVFSTMPISQLWAPLFFIMLLCLGLDSQFAMVEVAVTFIMDGFGKKALRVFKRKELIVLAVCSIGFLLGIPHITRGGIYVFQLMDHYTAVVSLMFLAFFEVLAVTLIFGVRRLSVMVEKMLGKKPNIFFRVCWQFLSPMLVLGILISSIFQYTPARYGKSYTYPLWAEVVGWFISLASIIWIPLGALHELWTTEGSLLQRLKKSITPTVDLEPLSEKPSSESIALFTAT; from the exons ATGATGAATTCTACTG GTGTGGGGCTTGCCACAGTGGTGATTTCTTATGTGCTCTGCACCTACTACAACGTTCTCATGACCTGGGCTCTCTACTACCTGCTTCACTCGTTCAGCCCCTCATTGCCTTGGCAATCCTGCAACAACACGTGGAATGCAGTTGGCAACTGTTCCACTGGTTTTCCTGGCAATGCCACACATCTGCAATCAGCCAGTCAACAGTTTTTTGA TCATAAGGTCCTACAAATGACCACAGGGATTGAGCACGCTGGAGGGATTCGCTGGGAACTCTTTGGCCTCCTAGTCCTGGCCTGGGCCATTGTTTATTTCTGTATCTTTAAAGGGGTCAAATCCACTGGAAAG GTTGTGTACTTCACTGCCACGTTCCCTTATTTCATACTCTTTGCATTGCTGATCAATAATGTCCAGTTGCCTGGAGCAAAAGATGGTATCCTCTTCTTCCTCATGCCAAATTGGAGTAAACTCTTGGAAGTCCAG GTGTGGGTCAATGCTGCTGCTCAGATATTTAACTCCATTGGCATCTCCTTTGGTTCTATGATATCTATGGCCAGTTACAACAAGTACAACAACAACATCCTTAG GGACACATTTATCGTCTCTCTGGCTAATTCAGCCACTAGTATCATAGCCGGCTTTGTTATTTTCTCTGCTATTGGGTACATGGCCCACATTCACAACCTACCTGTAGATGACATTGCCACAGAtg GGCCCGGTCTGGTGTTTGTGGTATATCCTGAGGTGTTCTCCACCATGCCGATTTCTCAGCTCTGGGCTCCTCTGTTTTTCATCATGTTACTCTGCCTCGGACTGGACAGTCAG TTTGCCATGGTGGAAGTGGCTGTAACGTTCATCATGGATGGCTTTGGCAAGAAAGCTTTGCGAGTTTTTAAGAGGAAGGAGCTGATTGTTCTGGCAGTGTGCAGCATTGGCTTTCTGTTGGGGATTCCTCACATTACCAGG GGTGGGATATATGTGTTTCAGCTCATGGATCACTACACAGCTGTGGTGTCTCTAATGTTTCTGGCCTTCTTCGAGGTGCTCGCCGTCACTCTCATATTCG GAGTGAGACGGCTCAGTGTAATGGTGGAGAAAATGCTGGGAAAGAAACCAAACATCTTCTTCCGTGTCTGCTGGCAGTTCCTGTCACCCATGCTTGTGCTG GGTATTCTGATCTCCAGTATTTTTCAGTATACTCCAGCTCGATATGGCAAGTCTTACACCTACCCGCTCTGGGCAGAGGTGGTCGGCTGGTTCATCTCTCTTGCCTCCATCATCTGGATTCCACTTGGAGCTCTACATGAGCTTTGGACCACCGAAGGGTCTCTGCTGCAG AGGTTGAAAAAGTCCATAACTCCAACTGTAGATTTGGAGCCTCTTTCAGAGAAACCATCTTCTGAGTCCATTGCGCTGTTTACTGCTACTTAG
- the si:ch211-225b11.1 gene encoding sodium- and chloride-dependent GABA transporter 1 isoform X3 has translation MTWALYYLLHSFSPSLPWQSCNNTWNAVGNCSTGFPGNATHLQSASQQFFDHKVLQMTTGIEHAGGIRWELFGLLVLAWAIVYFCIFKGVKSTGKVVYFTATFPYFILFALLINNVQLPGAKDGILFFLMPNWSKLLEVQVWVNAAAQIFNSIGISFGSMISMASYNKYNNNILRDTFIVSLANSATSIIAGFVIFSAIGYMAHIHNLPVDDIATDGPGLVFVVYPEVFSTMPISQLWAPLFFIMLLCLGLDSQFAMVEVAVTFIMDGFGKKALRVFKRKELIVLAVCSIGFLLGIPHITRGGIYVFQLMDHYTAVVSLMFLAFFEVLAVTLIFGVRRLSVMVEKMLGKKPNIFFRVCWQFLSPMLVLGILISSIFQYTPARYGKSYTYPLWAEVVGWFISLASIIWIPLGALHELWTTEGSLLQRLKKSITPTVDLEPLSEKPSSESIALFTAT, from the exons ATGACCTGGGCTCTCTACTACCTGCTTCACTCGTTCAGCCCCTCATTGCCTTGGCAATCCTGCAACAACACGTGGAATGCAGTTGGCAACTGTTCCACTGGTTTTCCTGGCAATGCCACACATCTGCAATCAGCCAGTCAACAGTTTTTTGA TCATAAGGTCCTACAAATGACCACAGGGATTGAGCACGCTGGAGGGATTCGCTGGGAACTCTTTGGCCTCCTAGTCCTGGCCTGGGCCATTGTTTATTTCTGTATCTTTAAAGGGGTCAAATCCACTGGAAAG GTTGTGTACTTCACTGCCACGTTCCCTTATTTCATACTCTTTGCATTGCTGATCAATAATGTCCAGTTGCCTGGAGCAAAAGATGGTATCCTCTTCTTCCTCATGCCAAATTGGAGTAAACTCTTGGAAGTCCAG GTGTGGGTCAATGCTGCTGCTCAGATATTTAACTCCATTGGCATCTCCTTTGGTTCTATGATATCTATGGCCAGTTACAACAAGTACAACAACAACATCCTTAG GGACACATTTATCGTCTCTCTGGCTAATTCAGCCACTAGTATCATAGCCGGCTTTGTTATTTTCTCTGCTATTGGGTACATGGCCCACATTCACAACCTACCTGTAGATGACATTGCCACAGAtg GGCCCGGTCTGGTGTTTGTGGTATATCCTGAGGTGTTCTCCACCATGCCGATTTCTCAGCTCTGGGCTCCTCTGTTTTTCATCATGTTACTCTGCCTCGGACTGGACAGTCAG TTTGCCATGGTGGAAGTGGCTGTAACGTTCATCATGGATGGCTTTGGCAAGAAAGCTTTGCGAGTTTTTAAGAGGAAGGAGCTGATTGTTCTGGCAGTGTGCAGCATTGGCTTTCTGTTGGGGATTCCTCACATTACCAGG GGTGGGATATATGTGTTTCAGCTCATGGATCACTACACAGCTGTGGTGTCTCTAATGTTTCTGGCCTTCTTCGAGGTGCTCGCCGTCACTCTCATATTCG GAGTGAGACGGCTCAGTGTAATGGTGGAGAAAATGCTGGGAAAGAAACCAAACATCTTCTTCCGTGTCTGCTGGCAGTTCCTGTCACCCATGCTTGTGCTG GGTATTCTGATCTCCAGTATTTTTCAGTATACTCCAGCTCGATATGGCAAGTCTTACACCTACCCGCTCTGGGCAGAGGTGGTCGGCTGGTTCATCTCTCTTGCCTCCATCATCTGGATTCCACTTGGAGCTCTACATGAGCTTTGGACCACCGAAGGGTCTCTGCTGCAG AGGTTGAAAAAGTCCATAACTCCAACTGTAGATTTGGAGCCTCTTTCAGAGAAACCATCTTCTGAGTCCATTGCGCTGTTTACTGCTACTTAG